Proteins from a single region of Pseudodesulfovibrio portus:
- a CDS encoding MATE family efflux transporter translates to MPRDLTADMSRAPYRTIWTLAWPQLLMMLFHFLIGMADVWVAGYIDREVQASLGIISQSLFFLLVVAMAVANGAVAAISQSLGAGLFMRVKRYVGLCLILAVLLGGAFTVAGLPLKQLLLAALQVPEKMRPVTEYFLEVYLVLLLPYYILLITNAIFRARKQVMYPLYSMILVTALNTVLDLGLGLGWWGMPNIGFKGLAWATFGSVSAGAMLNLFVLSRQGVLRRDSFAPWRWVKRALPYLIKVAWPSGLMQIVWQSGYLFLYAITASLPWNPVNALAGMAIGLRIEALLFLPAFAFNMTASILIGHYLGARQPEEARKFGFRILRIGLISISIFAIAVWQFIGPWVDLLTRDAAVAAQAVNYLKWNMLAIPFTLTSMILAGVFNGAGATLLNMVIMGAATWGIRLPLAYGLGHLFLQNAEGIWIAMFASQIVQSSVLFYVFTFKNWQRFAMVKSRNGHTR, encoded by the coding sequence ATGCCCAGAGACCTCACAGCCGACATGTCGCGCGCGCCGTACCGCACCATCTGGACCCTGGCCTGGCCCCAGCTCCTGATGATGCTGTTCCATTTTCTCATCGGCATGGCCGACGTCTGGGTGGCCGGGTACATCGACCGCGAGGTCCAGGCGTCCCTGGGCATCATCTCCCAATCACTGTTCTTCCTGCTGGTCGTGGCCATGGCCGTGGCCAACGGCGCAGTGGCCGCCATCAGCCAGTCCCTCGGCGCGGGGCTGTTCATGCGCGTCAAGCGCTATGTCGGGCTCTGTCTGATCCTGGCCGTCCTGCTGGGCGGCGCATTCACCGTTGCCGGGCTGCCGCTCAAGCAGCTCCTGCTGGCGGCCCTCCAGGTGCCGGAGAAGATGCGGCCCGTTACCGAATATTTCCTTGAAGTCTACCTGGTCCTGCTGCTGCCCTACTACATACTGCTCATCACCAACGCCATCTTCCGGGCGCGCAAGCAGGTCATGTACCCGCTCTATTCCATGATCCTGGTCACCGCGCTGAACACCGTGCTCGACCTGGGCCTGGGCCTGGGCTGGTGGGGCATGCCGAACATCGGCTTCAAGGGGCTGGCCTGGGCCACCTTCGGCTCCGTATCCGCCGGCGCCATGCTCAACCTTTTCGTCCTCTCCCGGCAGGGCGTGCTCCGTCGCGACAGTTTCGCGCCCTGGAGATGGGTGAAACGGGCGCTGCCCTACCTGATCAAGGTTGCCTGGCCGTCCGGCCTGATGCAGATCGTCTGGCAGTCCGGGTATCTCTTCCTGTACGCCATCACCGCCAGCCTGCCCTGGAACCCGGTGAACGCCCTGGCAGGCATGGCCATCGGCCTGCGCATCGAAGCCCTGCTCTTCCTTCCCGCCTTTGCCTTCAACATGACCGCATCCATCCTCATCGGCCATTATCTCGGTGCGCGCCAACCCGAAGAAGCCAGGAAATTCGGCTTCCGCATCCTGCGCATCGGGCTGATTTCCATTTCGATTTTTGCCATCGCGGTCTGGCAGTTCATCGGGCCGTGGGTGGACCTGCTCACGCGCGACGCGGCCGTGGCCGCACAGGCCGTGAACTATCTGAAGTGGAATATGCTGGCCATCCCATTCACCCTGACCTCCATGATCCTGGCCGGGGTATTCAACGGAGCCGGGGCGACCCTGCTCAACATGGTCATAATGGGTGCGGCCACCTGGGGCATCCGGCTGCCGCTGGCATACGGCCTCGGGCATCTGTTCCTGCAGAACGCCGAGGGTATCTGGATCGCCATGTTCGCCTCCCAGATCGTCCAGTCCTCGGTTCTGTTCTATGTCTTCACCTTCAAAAACTGGCAACGTTTCGCTATGGTCAAAAGCCGAAACGGCCATACCCGATAA
- a CDS encoding energy-coupling factor ABC transporter ATP-binding protein, translated as MSHAVIELIDISYAFPDRDTTLDGLSFHLHEGEKLGLFGPNGAGKSTMLHILMGLIAPDSGEVKLFGTPMTNAKEFDQARLRIGFLFQNSDDQLFCPTVLDDVAFGPLNQGLTKEEAAARAAEALETVGLAGFGDRVPHRLSGGEKKLVALATVLAMQPEVLVLDEPTTGLSPEAKDRLAGILANLDMARLVVSHDMDFLSETADRLIAMRDGKIRPGELKPHTHIHVHEEGDVPHQH; from the coding sequence ATGAGCCACGCCGTCATCGAACTCATCGACATCAGCTACGCCTTCCCGGACCGCGACACGACCCTGGACGGTCTGTCCTTCCACCTGCACGAGGGGGAAAAGCTCGGCCTGTTCGGCCCCAACGGCGCAGGCAAATCCACCATGCTCCACATCCTCATGGGACTGATCGCCCCTGACAGCGGAGAGGTGAAGCTCTTCGGCACCCCCATGACCAACGCCAAGGAATTCGACCAGGCCCGTCTGCGCATCGGCTTCCTGTTCCAGAATTCCGACGACCAACTCTTCTGCCCCACCGTGCTGGACGACGTGGCCTTCGGTCCTCTGAACCAGGGGCTGACCAAGGAAGAGGCCGCCGCACGAGCCGCAGAGGCCCTGGAGACCGTAGGCCTGGCCGGTTTCGGTGACCGCGTACCCCACCGGTTGTCCGGCGGCGAAAAGAAGCTGGTGGCCCTGGCCACCGTCCTGGCCATGCAGCCCGAGGTGCTGGTGCTCGACGAGCCCACCACGGGGCTCTCGCCCGAGGCCAAGGACCGGCTGGCCGGTATCCTCGCCAACCTGGACATGGCCCGGCTCGTGGTCTCCCACGACATGGATTTTCTGTCCGAAACGGCAGACAGGCTGATCGCCATGCGCGACGGAAAAATCCGCCCGGGCGAACTCAAGCCGCATACCCATATCCACGTGCACGAGGAAGGCGACGTACCGCACCAGCACTGA
- the cbiQ gene encoding cobalt ECF transporter T component CbiQ: MAFNDALFASGDSSIHRIDPRIRLASGVAVTVPVALLTASQPAWLAFAFGLLLVKMARLDLIRVMQRLAVVNVFIAFLWVFLPFSQPGDVLWSLGPLHASREGIDLALLITVKSNAIVLALMALLGSIPVQDLGPAMQRLKAPDKLCHILLFTYRYIFVIHKEYMTMRQAMRARGFKPRTNRHTYQTYAWLVGMLLVRSWDRAERVRDAMRCRGFRGRFYSLARFETRTRDYGFLAACLLFTAFIIYLEFTSKGAL, encoded by the coding sequence TTGGCTTTCAACGACGCACTCTTCGCCTCGGGCGATTCCTCCATACACCGCATTGATCCGCGCATCCGCCTCGCCAGCGGGGTCGCGGTCACCGTTCCGGTCGCCCTGCTGACCGCATCCCAGCCCGCGTGGCTTGCATTTGCCTTCGGCCTTCTGCTGGTGAAGATGGCCCGCCTTGATCTCATCCGGGTCATGCAACGGCTGGCCGTGGTCAACGTGTTCATCGCCTTTCTGTGGGTCTTCCTGCCATTTTCCCAACCGGGCGACGTGCTCTGGTCCCTGGGGCCGCTTCACGCCTCCAGGGAGGGCATCGACCTGGCCCTGCTGATCACGGTGAAGTCCAATGCGATCGTCCTGGCGCTCATGGCCCTGCTCGGCTCTATCCCGGTGCAGGACCTCGGCCCTGCCATGCAACGGCTCAAGGCCCCGGACAAGCTCTGTCACATCCTGCTTTTCACCTACCGCTACATCTTCGTCATTCACAAGGAATACATGACAATGCGCCAGGCGATGCGGGCACGCGGCTTCAAGCCGCGGACCAACAGGCACACCTATCAAACCTACGCCTGGCTGGTGGGAATGCTCCTGGTCCGCAGCTGGGATCGGGCAGAACGGGTACGCGACGCCATGCGCTGCCGGGGCTTCCGGGGCCGCTTCTATTCCCTGGCCCGGTTCGAGACCCGGACCCGGGATTACGGATTCCTCGCCGCATGCCTGCTCTTCACGGCGTTCATCATCTACCTCGAATTCACCAGCAAGGGGGCGCTATGA
- a CDS encoding HD domain-containing protein has translation MISRDEALTLLKEHIKEPNLINHSLESEAVMRGLAAKLGRDVELWGVTGLLHDLDYSTMENESRHGLDTAEMLKGKLPDEALAAIRRHAFEMNGAESAETEFDFALRCGETVTGLVHAGALVRPTKIDGMKVKSLKKKMKDKAFAASVNRDCIRECDKIGLELGEFLQIAIGSIVPIAPEVGLADQ, from the coding sequence ATGATTAGCCGCGATGAAGCACTTACCCTGCTCAAGGAACACATCAAGGAACCCAACCTGATCAACCACAGCCTGGAATCCGAGGCCGTCATGCGCGGCCTGGCCGCCAAGCTCGGTCGCGACGTAGAGTTGTGGGGCGTCACCGGCCTGCTGCACGACCTGGACTATTCCACCATGGAAAATGAAAGCCGCCACGGCCTGGACACCGCAGAAATGCTCAAAGGCAAGCTCCCCGACGAGGCCCTGGCCGCAATTCGCCGCCACGCCTTCGAGATGAACGGAGCCGAATCTGCGGAAACCGAATTCGACTTCGCCCTGCGCTGCGGCGAAACCGTTACCGGATTGGTCCACGCCGGAGCCCTTGTCCGGCCCACCAAGATCGACGGCATGAAGGTCAAGAGCCTGAAAAAGAAAATGAAGGACAAGGCGTTCGCCGCTTCGGTCAACCGCGACTGTATCCGCGAATGCGACAAGATCGGCCTGGAGCTGGGCGAATTCCTGCAAATCGCCATCGGCTCCATCGTGCCCATCGCCCCGGAAGTGGGGCTTGCCGACCAATAG
- a CDS encoding ABC transporter ATP-binding protein has protein sequence MPPLLELINVTKHFKVRSGMLGLQAGTVRAVDGVSLTVNKGETLGLVGESGCGKSTLAKCIMGLESVTSGEVVFKGRSLSSWDEKKLRRNMQMVFQDPYSSLNPRQKIGSIIRESLDIHHIGTKEERKEKVIELLRLVGLRQEHGQRYPHEFSGGQRQRVAVARTLALDPDLVVCDEPLSALDVSVQAQVIGLLKDLQTRFDLTYVFISHDLSVVSHISDTVAVMYLGRIMEIGPSETLFADPKHPYTKALLSAVLLPDPTRQAERIALTGDLPSPMNPPSGCPFHPRCPEAFDKCRRGRPNLMPLDTGVKTACWLYGSE, from the coding sequence ATGCCCCCTTTGCTCGAACTGATCAACGTCACCAAGCACTTCAAGGTGCGAAGCGGCATGCTCGGCCTCCAGGCCGGAACCGTCCGCGCCGTGGACGGTGTCAGCCTGACCGTGAACAAAGGCGAAACCCTGGGGCTGGTCGGCGAGTCAGGATGCGGCAAATCCACGCTCGCCAAGTGCATAATGGGCCTGGAAAGCGTGACCTCCGGCGAAGTGGTGTTCAAGGGCCGCTCCCTGTCCTCATGGGATGAAAAAAAGCTCCGCCGCAACATGCAGATGGTCTTTCAGGACCCATACTCCTCCCTCAACCCGCGCCAGAAGATCGGCTCCATCATCCGCGAGAGCCTGGACATCCACCACATCGGCACCAAAGAGGAACGCAAGGAAAAGGTCATCGAGCTCCTGCGCCTGGTTGGCCTGCGCCAGGAGCACGGGCAGCGCTACCCCCACGAATTTTCCGGAGGCCAGCGGCAGCGTGTGGCCGTGGCCCGGACACTGGCCCTGGACCCGGACCTGGTCGTCTGCGACGAGCCGCTGTCCGCCCTGGACGTATCCGTACAGGCCCAAGTCATCGGCTTGCTCAAGGATCTGCAGACCCGGTTCGACCTGACATACGTGTTCATCTCCCACGACCTGTCCGTGGTCAGCCACATCTCGGACACCGTGGCCGTCATGTACCTGGGCCGGATCATGGAGATCGGACCGAGCGAGACCCTGTTCGCCGACCCCAAGCACCCTTACACCAAGGCCCTGCTCTCGGCGGTCCTGTTGCCCGACCCGACCCGACAGGCGGAACGCATCGCGTTGACAGGCGACCTGCCCTCGCCCATGAACCCGCCGTCAGGCTGCCCGTTCCACCCCCGCTGCCCCGAGGCGTTCGACAAGTGCCGCCGGGGCCGCCCGAACCTCATGCCGCTCGACACAGGCGTCAAAACCGCATGCTGGCTGTACGGTTCGGAGTGA
- a CDS encoding ABC transporter ATP-binding protein, with product MTQRPLLDIHKLTTCFASHQGIAKAVDTVSLSVMQGETLAVVGESGCGKTVLALSILGLVPDPPGRVTEGSISFKGQDLLDLSDSELMEIRGNHISMIFQEPMTALNPVFRVDDQIAEPLRLHQGFSKAQALEKAVEALDLVGIPNPAKIVKSYPHELSGGMRQRVMIAMALACNPDLLIADEPTTALDVTIQAQIIDLMNELKERMDGSLMLITHDLGVVARMAQKVAVMYSGKIVEFSDAAGLYAEPLHPYTQGLLASVPVLGKKTRLNPIPGIVPSIFDLPEGCRFHPRCPKSFQKCALMLPPLFEPKPGRQVRCWLYED from the coding sequence ATGACACAACGCCCTCTGCTCGACATACACAAGCTGACCACCTGCTTTGCTTCCCACCAGGGCATTGCCAAGGCGGTGGATACCGTCAGCCTTTCCGTAATGCAAGGAGAAACCCTTGCCGTGGTGGGCGAATCCGGCTGCGGCAAGACCGTGCTCGCCCTTTCCATACTCGGTCTTGTACCCGATCCGCCGGGCCGCGTCACCGAAGGTTCCATATCATTCAAGGGACAAGACCTCCTGGACCTGTCGGACAGCGAGCTGATGGAAATTCGCGGCAATCACATTTCCATGATCTTTCAGGAGCCCATGACCGCGCTCAACCCGGTGTTCCGGGTGGACGACCAGATCGCGGAACCGCTCAGGCTCCACCAGGGATTCAGCAAGGCCCAGGCCCTGGAAAAAGCGGTGGAGGCGCTCGACCTGGTGGGCATCCCCAATCCGGCCAAGATCGTCAAGTCCTACCCGCACGAGCTGTCCGGCGGCATGCGCCAGCGGGTCATGATAGCCATGGCCCTGGCCTGCAACCCGGACCTGCTCATCGCGGACGAACCGACCACGGCCCTGGATGTGACCATCCAGGCGCAGATCATCGACCTGATGAACGAACTCAAGGAGCGCATGGACGGCTCACTCATGCTCATCACCCATGACCTCGGCGTGGTGGCGCGCATGGCGCAGAAGGTGGCGGTCATGTATTCCGGCAAGATAGTGGAGTTCTCCGACGCCGCCGGCCTGTACGCCGAACCGCTGCACCCGTACACGCAGGGACTGCTCGCCTCGGTGCCAGTGCTGGGCAAAAAGACGCGCCTCAACCCCATTCCCGGCATCGTGCCGTCCATTTTCGACCTGCCCGAGGGGTGCCGGTTCCACCCTCGTTGCCCTAAATCATTTCAGAAATGCGCCCTCATGCTGCCCCCGCTCTTTGAGCCGAAACCGGGCCGCCAGGTCCGCTGTTGGCTCTACGAGGACTAA
- the trmFO gene encoding methylenetetrahydrofolate--tRNA-(uracil(54)-C(5))-methyltransferase (FADH(2)-oxidizing) TrmFO, with protein MAEVAIIGGGLAGCDAAWQLAQAGISVTLYEMKPEKRSEAHTEDGLAELVCSNSFRATGPAAAIGLLKEEMEALGSLVMEAAFATQVPAGGALAVDRALFSEYITGKIESHENITVVRKEITSLDAEELSGRDAVIIAAGPLAGVDLTESLMQTVGDARLYFYDAIAPIISADSVDYSKAFWGSRWKPEDDDYLNCPMDEDEYKAFVQALLDGEKVKPREFEKEKHFEACLPVEAMAERGEMTLAFGPLKPVGFTDPNTGERPFAIVQLRLENKDRTAFNLVGFQTKLKYPEQKRIFRMIPGLENAEFLRLGSIHRNTYVNAPQALDETLQLRKRPGFYLAGQITGVEGYLESAACGLWLGLSLAHRLNGREVAVPPRETALGALLGHLRTEPDKEFQPSNVNFGLMPGLEKKMKKKLRKEAYGIRAQEVFAAWIGEAGLKG; from the coding sequence ATGGCGGAAGTAGCGATAATCGGCGGCGGATTGGCCGGATGCGACGCGGCCTGGCAACTGGCGCAGGCCGGGATTTCGGTCACGCTGTACGAGATGAAGCCGGAAAAGCGTTCCGAGGCCCACACCGAAGACGGCCTGGCCGAGCTGGTCTGCTCCAATTCCTTCCGCGCCACAGGGCCTGCGGCGGCCATCGGGCTGCTCAAGGAGGAGATGGAGGCGCTGGGCAGCCTGGTCATGGAGGCGGCTTTCGCCACGCAGGTGCCTGCCGGCGGAGCGCTTGCCGTAGATAGGGCGCTGTTCTCCGAGTACATCACCGGCAAAATCGAGTCCCACGAGAACATCACCGTGGTCCGCAAGGAGATCACTTCCCTTGATGCCGAGGAACTGTCGGGCAGGGACGCGGTGATCATAGCCGCCGGTCCCCTGGCTGGCGTGGACCTGACCGAAAGCCTGATGCAGACGGTGGGTGACGCGAGGTTGTATTTCTACGACGCCATCGCGCCCATTATCAGCGCCGATTCCGTTGATTACTCCAAGGCATTCTGGGGATCGCGCTGGAAGCCCGAGGATGACGACTATCTCAATTGTCCCATGGATGAGGACGAATACAAGGCGTTTGTCCAGGCCTTGCTCGACGGGGAGAAGGTCAAGCCCCGCGAGTTCGAGAAGGAAAAGCATTTCGAGGCCTGTCTGCCCGTTGAGGCAATGGCCGAGCGGGGTGAGATGACCCTGGCCTTCGGCCCTCTCAAGCCGGTCGGCTTCACGGACCCGAACACCGGGGAACGGCCGTTCGCCATTGTCCAGCTTCGGCTGGAAAACAAGGACCGGACCGCCTTCAACCTGGTGGGATTCCAGACCAAGCTCAAGTACCCGGAACAGAAACGCATCTTCCGCATGATCCCCGGTCTGGAGAACGCCGAATTCCTGCGGTTGGGCTCCATCCACCGCAACACCTACGTCAACGCGCCCCAGGCGTTGGACGAGACCCTGCAACTCAGGAAACGCCCCGGTTTCTATCTGGCGGGCCAGATCACCGGCGTGGAAGGGTATCTTGAATCTGCGGCCTGCGGGCTGTGGCTCGGCCTGTCTTTGGCGCATCGGCTGAACGGGCGGGAGGTGGCCGTGCCGCCGCGTGAAACCGCGCTGGGTGCGCTGCTCGGCCATCTGCGCACCGAACCGGACAAGGAGTTCCAGCCTTCCAACGTCAATTTCGGCCTCATGCCCGGCCTGGAAAAGAAGATGAAGAAGAAGCTCCGCAAGGAGGCCTACGGCATACGTGCCCAGGAGGTCTTTGCCGCCTGGATCGGGGAGGCCGGTCTCAAGGGCTGA